From Cucumis melo cultivar AY chromosome 3, USDA_Cmelo_AY_1.0, whole genome shotgun sequence:
TCAAGGTGAGACATAAAGATTTATTATTCCagatttcttcttctcctctttcaaattttctcttttatacttttaaacgatttattattctatttaaatctcatatttcatcttcaccatttttgacaacattctttgaagatacttcatctttctcatattCAAGAATATGAAGATCcgttaaatatcattttgataatatctaaaagatagtttaccattgtcaacacgatcgtttaccatggtcaacttgattgtttaaatttgaaatcatttttccatcttttaaaaagaactacaaaGTTGTATTGTcattatctaaacgatcgtttaccataatcaacataatcgtttaaatttaaaatcatttttccattgttaaaaaaaaaactacacaatCATGTTGATAagatttaaacgatcgcttaccatagtcaacacgatgTTTTAGCATGATCAACACAATCGTTAGATTTTGAAGCTTttaatgatcatttacattgtaATACAAGATCACTTATAATAACCAACATGATCGTTTTCCATGATCAACACGATTGCTTGTGATGGTCGATACGTACGTTTAGCATAATCAACACAGTCGTTAAATTTGAGTCTTTTTTCCCATCATTAAAAAACTACACGATTGGGTATCATGACTatagtacacgatcgttcataAAAAGATTAATCAGATGTTGACTGGGacaatttttttgtattttttattgtgtgcctgtgaatttttttctttttaaaaacttttctatacagtgtaaatgtTTTACcgatttgtaatattttttaaaaagctcgatcgtaaaattaacattttcttcgtaacaatttaattttttttttgaagtgtGGTAGAAGAAATTCACTACAGATCTTTAGATTCTTAGAACTTAATGATGTCATTTGACCTAAGCTCTTATTGGTCTACAATAATATCAAAAGAATAGAGAAACAAGATACGAATAATACACTATCGAGTAAGAGAAAATTTCTAGTACTATCGATATGAAAATTTTTCATTCTACCatcatttattctttttttaatttttgacaTAACCATCATTTATTCCTTGTCCCATAAAGACGAAGTAGTATGTAGTATAGCAAGAGAAAATTTCCCATCGACTAGTTACAAAATTCATAAGAATTCCCAATTTGGTAAATGGATCGaatatgaattaattaaacaattagATCAAAGGTACAGAAAGTAAttaaaaacagaaaagaaaaagaatataatgAAACACAACACAGACAAAGAATTAGGGCACAATGGAGAAAATTTTACAATCACATTCTGAATTCCAATTCAACGAAACTAAAGCCTCTTGCAAACCTCCTTCATCAAATCAGGATTAGCCCTCTGAAAATCGCAGAGTTCCTCAAGCGAAATGAAACCGTTTCCGTCCTTGTCGATCTCCGACATTCGTCGTCCAACCTCTTCCGGCGCGGAGGAGCCAAGGGCGTGCAGAGCGGTCTCAAGCTCCGACAGCGAGATCTTTCCGTCGCCGTTGATATCGAACCGCTTAAAGATTCGCTCGCATTCCATTTTTCCATCTGAGTctgccatttcttcttcttcttcttctttttttgtattgttttattttctttatgttttttGGGACTGGATTTTGTAATGTAGAATTGAAATAACAGAAAGAGCTTTAGAATCGGAGGTTAGACATGTTAGATGAGGCTAAAATGATGCAAATGAGAGAATGAGAGAGTTTCTCTTgcaaaattagttaattaaattagGAACCATTGGTCCGAATTTGTTTGAAATTCGACACCTTAATTATCTTTCTTTCTATTGGtgactttttaaatttttttttttaacttgatTATTATCCATAAAAATGTTATATACCTGtgtatattataattttttacaTGATTACTATTATATCTATTAATATCCAATTCAAATTAGTGATAAATAAATAAGGATAAgaattatttcattttatatattttatgcCTTTTAACATTTAGATAtgttttaattcttttttgaataAAGAAAGGGAAAGTTAGGTAAACCACCCCTAAACTATGAAGTTGGTGATGGGAGTTTTCAAGGTAAGGgtcatttattaaaaaaagaatgcAAGAATTGATAGAATTGCACAAAAAGAATTAGTGATACTAAATCATGCAAGAAATAGAATATAAATCCTTTAGGGTATGTTTGGGATGGGGTTTTAGGGGGAAAAGGGTTAGGAAAATGGGtcaaaccgtgtttggcccaaaTGTTATAATAAATGGAAATTAGAGTTATCCTAATCCCCAAATAACCCTatcttaccctctattttttctttcgtacaaccctacattactctacccaaataacccaatccaaattctattatagtttttaaattttatacaatcataactcttccctcaaacacgtattattataacactactatcataatacTACCTTTTATATTCCTTACTCTAaatacatattatcataatactaggattataataattctattctagtattattataatccttttctACCATAAGTCTTTCCCTCCTTCAAATGCACGCTTAaagcactactacaaaaacagacttttttttacagttttaaactgtcaagaatgattattcttgacagttttaaaatcgtcgttgaatccagtgtcaagaaagacaaagttCTTGAAGGTtggtaaaaacgtcaagaatagtgaACGTTGAAAGTTTATGACCGttaagtattcaatttttcatgacagtttagaaccgtcaagagtataagtattaatgacagtttagaaccgtcaagaatgtgagTATGCATGAcagaaaccgtcaagaatacgaatatttatgacattttcaaaccgtcaagagtacactttttcatgacatttattaGCCGTCAAGAATGTCgtttataacattttaaaaccatcaagaaaactattgttcatgacatttcaaaaTCATCAAGCAAGTTTTTTGtcaacccgatattttcttggtttaatttctttaaatgtggaaaaaaaaagaaaaaaaaatggaaattaagtgtaaatataaatatatatatttatatattaaatagttttattaaattaattaaagaaaagaaagaaaagaaaggacaaaaagaagaaaaggagaagaaaatttcattttctcttttcttcttcttcttctcttctcttcaccgccaagaatttgaagacatccaagttccctttattttttttctttttccttcttcaattttcagagaacttctaagagagagtttggaataagaagagaaattttactagaatttttaggttgaagaagaggaggagaactcaagcaaagtgtatcaatggctgaattttagttcattctgcacattactggtttttaattcggtttgagctcttcaaaaggaattaagaggtgatatttacatttactgaaagttaactcatttttaaacaaactttatgaagaacgttggagcaaattcagatattcatttggtgctttttgataaagaaaacagggcagttggttttcactcgaaatcaagAGGTCTTCGGTGTTTCTtatatttcagagtgtatcagtgaagttagaatctctatttggtatggttggaaagcttattcaatttactacaactttcatgaagaaattgtaaaccaaaaacgactaaaaattggttaaattgtaggaacaagttaaagaggtcgtgtgcgcgcgattttGGAAGTGGTtatgttttgagggttatatgtgtttatgcacggggaatcagatttatgtcttcaggtaagttttagaggatctcaaaataaagagtttgatatacagaacactcattttggttaagtattgagaaagttatagtcctttgaagtttatgttagaaatctggaaattttagagaattgttgaaatgggattttatttcttaagctttgttttcgtgagcgtcatctttggtgcgacatgttatgtatatctttaggaaaccagaatgtttagggttttaatagtcggttgggttgttggcaggccgagaagaattaaaccgagcttatagaccaaggatctagcccaagactgtgagtgacaaaaccaactttgaaatattttccataactgttattatgattgaatgcgataaatgtttatttacgaagccatgaaaggtatttgaatttcatgactattttcaagtatacatttggagactagatttcttaaagaaatttatgctagcacgtagatattaaatgtttggaaagtatttaaaccacaatattttaagcaaagcatgaattagtatgaagttttgttttaagaactacaattttccatgaaagagctgagtaaagttcgagctttgtgtaaaatttataagcaggcatgttttaatattttatgatgatttatgaaattttcattaactacatgactgagatcttgagcctggggtagagattaccgtgtgcacactggttagatttcattgt
This genomic window contains:
- the LOC103488650 gene encoding polcalcin Syr v 3-like produces the protein MADSDGKMECERIFKRFDINGDGKISLSELETALHALGSSAPEEVGRRMSEIDKDGNGFISLEELCDFQRANPDLMKEVCKRL